Sequence from the Asterias amurensis chromosome 14, ASM3211899v1 genome:
TACAGAGCTGGGAACCCAAGGAATGATAACCAGAACACCTCCACGAAGATCGGCGACCACTTGGAAGGGAACGGGATCGTCTTGCGGTGGTTGCAACCCTCGAAAGTTTCATTTTGAACGAAATGCTCGTATAGCATATCCTAGTTGCCATGGAAAATAGAAAAAGAGGAATTTGTTTCAGTATAAAAACCGGGAAAAAATATGCAACCCTTGAAGGTTATATGTTGGACAAAATGCTAATAGAGTCTACCTGGTTGCCATGGGAAATAGAAGAAGAGCAGTTTTTAATGAGAGACTTTTgggatgcttggtggcagcagacttaccaggtaatttCCATTGTACTTGGTAAagtgcacatgctcagaactatgtaaacaatggactctacctggttagtctgctgccacctagcgttccaaagtctcccattgagttCTGATTCAATAGGcaatttgcgagttagatttgaataatgtctagtACAtagacttgcttagtcacaatgtaccgcttacatttcaattcctcagactatagagacagtttcTATatcaaatggttcggggcaagcctttgtatagcaacctccagatgagcaaaccctggtactaTTGTGctatacacatccattcagaattgtgttcgggtgttcaccgtctcttacgtaactaaagcaaaagcttgcccctcatcatgtgacatagcaactgtctgtaCAGTCTAAAGAATTCAAACTAAAGTGGTAACTTGTGGTCAAACACAATATAATACCAAACAATATTCAAACTTAAAATGCAAACGGCTTGCTTATACAACACACAATTTCCCTTGTTTGGCAGAGCAAATTGCTGCACAAAGTGTAGcaattgctactcaaaaatcattaGTCAGTGTGAACAAAATCTGTCGATGGAAATATTTTGCTAAGCGCCGAAACCGTTCTCATACCTTTTCCTTGTAGAGATCGTGGATGAATTTCACCTGGCCCTCTTCGTCTTTAGGAACGTCTTCAATTGGTATTCTCctgaaacgaaaaaaaaacatgggcaGTTTCGttatcaaaagaaaacaagCGCTAAAAtctattataacacacctcttgcttgttctgtattctggttggctgaaacacggtcacgtgggatgaactaatataggctagtgatcgcgcgcgcgtgttttgagGGATTAGTACCTGAGCGGGtactagtctttgcaaatagtacccgcggtaacagcgccctcttttgacttgaactgtgaacaaactacaaaattcccttttctgttattatttgacattttaagaccgagctgtgttataaaacacatattgactggcataattcggtaacgtCTATTCCCCCTTGGGCCtatgagtgaccagaagaggggcctatttccctcggccttcagcctcaggaaataggtcgctcgtctggtcactcaaagtccctcccGGGAATAGAtatatactagttacctcgttgccagtcaatatgtgtatgaTAGATGAtagttttgcatcagggatcTATCTTTCTATCTATCTATCCTATCTAGCCTATGTCGCTCCactcttcatcaccattccacctggatctttcttgtgcttgtTACATCCATGTGACGTTTCTGAATTCCCTGATGTCGTCCATCGAACGCCTGTATGGTCTGCCTCTTCGTCTCGTGGGATATAGAATATAATATACCGCATTACTCAGAAGGGGGAAATAGGCTTTGAACTGAAGTCTTTGCATTCTAAACCTGAACTTTGGGAGTTTGGCCTAACAACGTTGACttgaaacaaggtcttcagACTGTTTCCTACAAAAGCCTGCCTGTGAAATCTGGCAAGTTctatggttttatcttcatgatttttgagAATGTGGTAAGAACACCGGACTCGAGCTCTTGTGTTtgtgatcagcagattgtgggtcTTGAGTCTCGATCGGACatttgtgtccttcagcaagccacttaaccattattgcttcgtccttaaAAAcaagagggtttgtgtgtttttgttgttttcaatagttttgtcaaacaaatttaactcctaagcacagtgtagcccaagtaaatatttgaagaattgttcttgctttgccaacatgaataaaaatcttctttaaagccattggaccctttcggttcagacaaaaaataaatgttcacagatttacaaataacttacagggtttacagaaggcaatggtgaaagacttctcttgaaatattatttcatgaaatgctttactttttgagaaaacagcaaaacaaaataaattcttgttaacgagaattacaaatttattttaaacacatgtcatgacacggcgaaacgcgcggaaacgagggtgggtttttccgttgttttctcccgactccgatgaccgattgagcctaaattttcacaggtttgttatttgatatagaagttgtggtacacaaagtgtgggccttggacagcactgtttacagaaagggtccaatggctttaagttgttggtcctgtgtgtcaAGTAATCAACCGCAATGGAAGATCACTGGGCAAACTTAAACATAattttgaacaataaaaaaatgacGAGAGCAGGACTTGGACATGCGACTTCCGGACTAACGTGCTGGGCACTCTCCTGACTGAGCCATCTAGCCTTATTACATGCAAACCATAGTATGGCAAACCTTTTCTatataccagaataaggttaccagcaaaactaCTTTATCAAAAGTATAATTTgtaactggtaccctgctcatttctgctacgCAGAcaattaagcaatattttctgcttgaatattgaaattgggcccatggaAGGGGCAGCAGATGGGGTTATAAATACACCTACTTTGCATGGAAATTGAAGATAAATTTCTTTCCCCTCATAAGGTTCAGCATTGTTGGTTCGTATTCCGATTTGCTCACAGCAAACGTGAGGTCATAAATTGCAGGCACTGcaacagaaaagaaaacagaaaagtgTTTATTGGAAATGATACCCTCCTAAAAATACCGATGGGTTGACATGGCCAATTCTGTTTCCTTATTTTAAAAACGTAACTTTTGGTAAAGCCACAGCTAAAGCCTAAGCCAGGTCCGAAGCCTCAGCCATGACCCCCAAAATGGTCTGAGAGGTCAAACTGAGGGTCAACAGCTTTTAATGTATTCATGTATTCATGGTTGAGAATCATTGCAGACATAAAGGTCTCAAACAAGTATCCAAATTTTTGGTGGTATgttcaaaaaatgacattttcaacattgaCTTGGTTTGAAAATGGGAAAAAACCATGGGTCATTATTTAATTATTGAccccatttaaaaacaaaagcagTGTTTTAATTACCTTTTCCATCAAACGCTTCCATAGCAACGACAAAACCCTTTGTTCTTGGAGTGAGGTGGTGTTTTAACTCTGGCAATCCTTTTTCTTTTGCGAATGCGATTCCCTTGGCGTGTTTCTCAGGTGTGAACCGTGTTCCTTCACAGAACATTAAtatctgaaaaataaaaaataaaaacaatacaaaatgtaaTTCAAAACCACTAACTTTTGAaactttatttgtaaaaaaaatgaaaaaatgtttgttaatgTAAAATACTCAAGTAACTTCTTTATTTAACTCAAAGTATCAAAATACTTAGAAAAAATATTGGCCATTGAAATACTGTATGCGTTATAGGCATTGTGCATGCACAACTGCATGCAATGCATTATGGGTAATTACAAATTCCATTAAAACAACCACTTCCGATCGAAACTATTCAATTATTCTTACGCCAAAACGTGTAGAAAAATATCCCGAACAAATTGATGCAACTTTGCGGAAAGTTAATGACATCTTTTGTTTTAGTAATAATTTGCACTTCAAACCGTGGGTAGTAGTCACATATGTTTGTGTATAGGTATTTTTCAGTACAAATTAATTTTATGCCTTAAACTAATGAGTAAGGAAAATAATGAGCTTGGGTGACGCCAGGCTCCACAGCAATACACTTGTCTGTGATGAATTTTTGCGGGGGAAAGGTCGCCCTCGGTGTGACTTGCTTACTTTCGCAAGTTGCCCTTGTTGTGTGGTCTACCCCCTAACAAAGAATCAAAAAATAGAAGCTAACTGCACCATTGATACATCAGTCCTGCATAGCGAGACACCAAGACTAGGTCCTACTTCCAAAACCTATAAACACAAAAACtggctaagcacaggaaaatctcGCTTAGCATGGACTGGTTACTAgctaaatttatttttctttttactttgttgCAACAGGTGTCAGTGTCCcacatattttttgtttgactTAGCAATTAAAGTTGCTCCGCAGTATTTTCTGATtaacatctttatgaaattgggcaactGTCTCTAAATGCTGGTACAATCTAGTCATTGTCATGAGGTGGAGACTGAAGAATTTTTGAGGTGTTGATCTCCATAgtgttaaggccgagtcacactgcagcgataacaaaaacgataacgatcacgacgctgAGAAAacgcgttctattggttgaattgctccacgcagccTACCAATTCAACCATAATATGCGTTCTCTTTGAGTCGTGattgttttcgttctcgttaacGTTGCAGTGTGACTCTGCCTTTAGCCAGAGGGTTGTCTGTGTATCTTTTGGCAGCCTGTTTTAAATGTGGACACCTTGTTCTATCTGTCACTtaaatttaaatgcaaaatttggacacacgttttttttttaaatatccaGCAAGTTTGAACATCCTTTTCTTAAAACCTGGCTAAAACTTTGTGGTCTCTTTATAGGGATTCAGAGGTTTCAGTGTAGAGTCGGCACTGCTCTGATAAACAATTTGGACACACAGTTTTtgaaatttccagcaaatttggacatcCTTTTCctaaatcctggctaaaaccttgcttgTCTCTTTATAGGGATTCAAAAATTTCAGTACAGAGGAAAAAAAACTCACCATACAATGTATCGGATATGTGATATAGCTCCTGAAACCGGCGATCATGTTCTTCTTGTCCTTTGTGAAGTCCCGTTTCACGAAGATCATTTCCAGCATGGAGAACGACCATCCGACGAGGGGAACGTACTTAAGATCATTCTTCATCAGACATTTAGCATTctgttaaagcaatcgcacaacaccGGTAAACAATATCATCCAAAGgaccacacttcatgtatcacaattagatataaagtaacaaacctgtaaaaatttaggctcaattggtcatcggagttgggagaaaataacgggaaaacccactcttgtttctgcatgtttcgccgtgcattgagatgtgtttaaaataaatctgttattctcacTATACAGAattgattattgttttaatgtaatcttaaaaagtaaagcatttcatggaataatatttcaagagaagtctttcaccattaccttctgtaaaccctgtgagttgtttgtaaatctgaacttttataatttttgttctgttcagaaagtgtccaatggttttaacgGAAACCCAAAAATGAAGACATCTATGATTTTTGCGACTACCGTTTTCCAACTACTCAGTTAATTGTGGCACCATGACTACTTCAAAACGACTCTAGAATACCTGTTccgtgaaccaattgtgtcgctcacgactattcgtGACAACATtatttacttacgaaacacaatcagacatcagtgagacaatccttcaatcctttcagcaggAATTTTACTATATTGCGCCTGTGGCAAACATTTGAAAGTGTCAAAGCCACGACTATTAGAGGCCAACTAGTCGAGTGGTAAATTTCACTAATCACCCCGGCCTAATTATGATTGACCTACTTTTAAAATGCCGAAACGATCGGCAAGAGCCCAGACTGCAAGCCAATCAACGTCCTCTTTGTGGTTGGCTGTGATGACGGCGTGCTCCGTGCCGACATATTCCAAGAATTTTTTATCAGCAACGAGCCTCGTCTCTGTTCCGGACCAGTGGTCGCACAGCCACACCATCTCTGTCAATATAACAGAACTAGTTAGTACAACTTAGATATCATCAGAATATGAtgacgaccctgcaaggtttaaagacagtggacactatcggtaattgtcacagacctgtcttctcacttggtgtatctcaacatatatgcatgaaataataaacctgtgaaagtttgagctcaattggccgtcgcagttgtgagatagtaatgaaagaaaaaacttccttgtcacacgaagttgtgtgtgttcagatggttgatttcgaaacctt
This genomic interval carries:
- the LOC139947141 gene encoding 1-acyl-sn-glycerol-3-phosphate acyltransferase gamma-like; this encodes MGLLSSVKESPLCVMVLSMTFLISGIIVILLQLLTLFLVYPFSKSLYQVIVCKIIYMHWAQMVWLCDHWSGTETRLVADKKFLEYVGTEHAVITANHKEDVDWLAVWALADRFGILKNAKCLMKNDLKYVPLVGWSFSMLEMIFVKRDFTKDKKNMIAGFRSYITYPIHCMILMFCEGTRFTPEKHAKGIAFAKEKGLPELKHHLTPRTKGFVVAMEAFDGKVPAIYDLTFAVSKSEYEPTMLNLMRGKKFIFNFHAKRIPIEDVPKDEEGQVKFIHDLYKEKDMLYEHFVQNETFEGCNHRKTIPFPSKWSPIFVEVFWLSFLGFPALYYLITVLTTGSLLASATALGVVLALYILSKFMVGATMTSKGSTYGGNKHRTNGTSTAASEATPTSKKD